In Aurantimicrobium minutum, the DNA window GCATGCAAGCCCATCGAGATACCCACAGAGGATTCCAGCGCACTTGAGAGCACCACGGGAAGAGATACCTGCTTAGCAATCTCAAGGATGGATGAAATACCTCCCAACGGCTGAGCTTTGAGCACCAGAATGTCCGCTGCAATAGCCTGGGCAACGGCAAGAGGATCTTCAGCTTTGCGGATACTCTCATCTGCAGCGATAGGTATGTCCATGTAGTGGGTGCGCTCGCGCAGTTCGGCCAGTTCCTCGAGTGTGGAACACGGTTGTTCGACATATTCGAGGTCGAATTCGGCTAAAGCATGGAATGCATGTTCAGCCTCATCAACATTCCATCCGCCATTTGCATCCAGACGAATGCGGCCTTCAGGACCCATGCCTGCACGAACAGCCTTCACCCGAGCAATATCTTCTCCCAAAGTCTGACCTGACTCACAGACCTTGACCTTGGCTGTTCTGCAACCATCGAAGTGGGCTAAAACTGCGGGAACATGTTCGGCATCCACTGCGGGAATAGTTGCATTGACCATCACTGAATCCCGAACAAGTGGCGCTGCAACTGACCAGCCGAATTCAATCGCAGCCTTGAGCCAGTGCACTGCTTCATCATCGTTGTATTCAACAAAGGGACTGAATTCGGTCCATCCCTGAGGGCCCTTGAAGAGCATGATTTCTCGTGACCAGATGCCACGGAATTTCACAGCAAGCGGGAGAGAGAGCACATGCGCGCTGTTTCTGAGCTCGTTGAGGGTTGGTTCCACCTGCCTAGTCTCCCACTCATCTCCTGAGCTTGCGTAGGCTGGTGTTATGGCATCTGAGGTTTCTGAGATTTTTGACCCCACTGAGTGGGTTGTCGCACCCGGTTCTGAAGGGTTCACGGATATTACCTACCACCTCGACGTGATGGGACAGGTTGCTCGTATTGCCTTCAATCGCCCTGAGGTGCGCAACGCATTTCGTCCGCAGACCGTTGATGAGTTGTATCGAGCCCTTGATGATGCAAGGCAGAACAGCAAGGTTGGCGTTGTCTTGATCACAGGCAACGGCCCCAGCCCGAAAGATGGCGGCTGGGCATTTAGCTCTGGTGGAGATCAGCGCATCCGTGGAAAAGCAGGATACGAATATGCCGATGGCTCCACTGGAACAGGCCGCCTGCACATCCTGGAGGTGCAACGCCTCATCAGAACCATGCCCAAGGTTGTTATCGCAGTCGTTCCTGGTTGGGCAGCCGGGGGTGGACACTCACTGCACGTAGTGTGTGACCTGACTATTGCCAGCCGCGAACATGCGCACTTCAAACAAACAGACGCCGATGTTGGTTCTTTTGATGCTGGATACGGCAGTGCATACTTTGCCCGACAGGTTGGCCAGAAGTTTGCTCGTGAAGTCTTTTTCCTCGCTGAGGAATACAACGCGCAGCGCGCCTATGAAATGGGTGCCGTGAACAAGGTTGTAGATCATGCCGATCTCGAAACTGAAGCACTTGCGTGGGCACGCACCATTATGACGAAATCTCCCACAGCTATCCGCATGTTGAAGTTCGCATTCAACGCGGTCGATGACGGCATCATGGGGCAACAGGTTTTTGCCGGGGAAGCGACCCGCTTGGCTTATGGCACAGATGAAGCCGTCGAAGGCAGAGACTCATTCCTGGACAAGCGTGACCCTGACTGGTCTGCTTTTCCCTGGCACTACTAAAGATGACTGAGATTGTTCTTTGTGATGCCACTGCACCGGAACAGGTGCAAGAACATTTAGCGCGCGCTCTGGCTGGCAGCGGACCTGCCGTCCTGGTTCGGGACCCTCGAGCATCCAGACTTGTGGCTGCTAACGAGGAGACAATTACTCAGGCACCGGATGGCACTGCACTGCTCATCCAAACCTCGGGTACTTCTGGACAGCCAAAGACGGTTGCTCTCAGCGCAGCTGCGCTGCAAGCAAGTGCTCATGCAGCACACGAACGCTTGGGTGGACCAGGGCAATGGCTCCTCGCGTTACCGCTGACTTATATTGCTGGAGTTTCAGTACTTGTTCGTTCACAGTATTCAGGCACTGATCCTGTGTTTATGCCAGCAGGACCTTTCGATGCAAGAGCATTTCTTGATGCCATTGAACAGATGACAGGACAGCGTCGCTACACAGCTCTTGTTCCTGTTCAACTTTCTCGGATTCTCGACGAGATCGACGAACACCCCGAGCGTGTAGAAACTGCACGGTCATTGTCTGCGATCTTGATTGGTGGCCAGGCGCTCGAGAGTGATCTGCGCGAAAGAGCAGAACAAGCAGGTCTCAACATTGTGACCACCTATGGCTCTAGTGAAACGGCTGGTGGCTGTGTCTACGACGGTGTTCCGCTTCCAGGAGTGACTATAGAGATTGATTCAGACACGGGCGAAATTCTCATTGCAGCACCGCAGTTGGCAACCGAGTATGTGGGTAATCCAGAGCGAACAGCACATGTATTCCTTAATCGGAATGGAACAAGATGGTACCGAACAGGTGATGCAGGGTCTTTTGTTGACGGGACTCTCACAGTGCTCGGGCGCCTTGACAGGGTCATCACCTCTGGGGGTTTGAAGATTGATCTCGATGCTGTCGAGGCCGTCGTTACAGGCATCCAGGGCTGTTATTCCGCGGTAGTCGTTCATATTCCGGATTCGGAATGGGGACTACGCCCGGCCGTTGTTATCCCCGGCGACCCTGATGCTGGTGAGATTTCTGCAACGGTTTATGACGCCATCGTGGCAAAACTTGGTCGCGTCGCGGCACCCAAAGTTGTCTGTTTTATTCCAGAGGTTCCTCGGCTTAGTTCAGGCAAACCTGACATGGTTGCACTTTCCGAATATGCCTCAGCACAGAAGTAGGCTCAAGGTATGAGCACGTCTAAGAAGAAGTACCAGTCGCACAAGCCCAAACCGGCAACTGTGGGCGATTGGATTTCTGGTGCTCGTATTCGCACACTCCCTCTTGCTGTTGCCCCCGTTCTCATCGGGTCGGGCGCAGCATCTATTCTCGACAAGTTCAACGCCCCGCTAGCTTTGCTGTGTCTTGTCGTTGCTCTTGCTTTGCAGATTGGTGTCAACTACTCCAACGACTATTCCGATGGCATTCGTGGCACTGATGATTTTCGCGTGGGGCCTCCTCGACTGACAGGATCTGGAGCGGTTGCACCCAAGCGGGTTCTTGCAGTAGCTCTCGCATTCTTTGCTATCGCCGCAGCGGCCGGCTTGGCAATTGAGATCATGACCCAGCTGTGGTGGATTACGGCAATCGGTGTTCTTGCTCTTGCAGCTGCCTGGTTCTACACCGGCGGCAAACGACCCTATGGATATGCCGGCTTAGGTGAAGTCATGGTGTTCATCTTCTTCGGTTTGGTCGCGACGATGGGAACAACCTATGTTCAGGCGGGCCTCGTTAACGACGAAAGTATTTTTGGTGCCGTGGGAATCGGCTTCATTTCTTGTGCTGTTCTGGTCGTAAACAACATCCGGGATATCCCTACAGACACTCAAGCTGGCAAGAAGACACTCGCTGTTCGAATGGGTGCGCGAGCCTCAGCTGTCCTGTTTTGCGTGCTACTTCTTCTTCCCTTTGGAATCGTTACCTATTTAGGTTTGTTCTATCCCACAGTGCAGTTGACCTACTTCGCACTGCTGGCAGCACTTCCTGCATGCCTGATCACCGTCACATCCAAGTCGGCACAGGAATACATCCTCGCCCTCAAACTTTCGAGCTTGACTGGGCTGCTTTACGGCTTAGGCCTTGCCTTTGCCTTCTTCAGCTAGCAGGTTCTCTACCTCAGCGTCTTCAGCTTCAGCGTCTTTATCTGCTTTTGCAGCTGCTTTAGCTGCGCGCTTTTCATACATTGTTGTTGAGAGGGCATTGCGACGGTTTGCAAAGAAAATGTAGGAAATGCAGAAACCGATAATTGCGGACAGCAGAGCTGCAAGCCAGGGAGTGATGCCCAACCACAACGTGATGACCAGTGGAACAGCAAAAGCAGCCAAGCGAATGAGGCTGAACCAGAGCCATTGAGTCTTTTTCACGTATTCAGTCTAAATGTCACAGGCTGTGTGCGAGCTCAGAGCCTGCCTAGACTTAGATACATCATGACTCGGTTATTCATTATCGGTATCGCTATTGCAATCGCACTCACCGTTTTTGCTTTGGTGGATGTGATTTTCATAGATCGATTCCGTGTGCGCGGAGTTCCCAAGGGCTTGTGGATAGTTGTTGTCATTGTGATTCCTGTCGTGGGACCTATCCTGTGGTTCACCGTGGGCCGAGGGCCCAAAGGCAAGGGCCCTCGTGGAACTATCGCTCCAGACGATGACCCAGACTTCCTTCGTGGCCTGAATTTCCCTCCAAAAGATCCACCCGGCGGCACGTCGTGACAAAGGCGGCGCCTGCTTCAGTCTTTGCTGCTGAATTTGTGCCCTCTCTGATTGAGTTGGGAGTCCAACACATAGTGCTTGCTCCGGGTTCACGTTCTCAAGCAGTAGCTCTCGTGGCTGCCGAACTTGAGCGTCGTGGCGATGTGAAATTGCACGTACGCATTGATGAACGTGTAGCTGGGTTCGTTGCTTTAGGAATTGGGGTTGAAACTTCAGCTCCAGCAGTAGTCATCACCACCTCGGGCTCTGCTGTAGCAAATCTGCATCCGGCAGTTCTAGAAGCACACCATGCTGGTGTTCCCATGATTGTTGTCACTGCTGACCGTCCAGAAGAGTTGCGTGAGATTGGCAGTAACCAAACAACACATCAACACGACATTTTTGGACCTGCTGTTCGCTTCAGCATGGATGAGCCTGCTCCAGTTCCTGGAGCGACTGTCGTCCGTCGCGCACACGAGCTTGCCGAACAGGCCTGGCGAGTAGCAACAAATCCTTATGCCCCAGGCCCTGTTCACCTCAATCTTGCTTTCCGTGAGCCACTGTCCTCGCCGATTGATATTCGCCCAATAGGTCATCACACCAGCAATGCACTTATCAACCCTGAGCCAGCAATCACGGTTCTGCTGAACCGAGGCCCCCGCACCATTGTGATTGCGGGAGCTGATGCAGGCCCTCGTGCTGAAGAAGTTGCCCATGAGGGTGGGTGGCCGCTCATTGCTGAGGTAACAAGTGGGGCTCGATATGGCAGGAATCTTGTTCCTGCTTATCGCCAACTCTTATCAATGCCAGAACTCACCTCGCAGATTGAACGAATTATCGTTTTTGGACACCCCACGCTCAGTCGGGAAGTTCCGGCAATCATTGCTGACTCCACAACAGGGATTGAAACGATTGTTGTGAGGGGCCAAGCTCCTGAAGGATATAACCCCGGTCTCAACGTTGCAGCATTCGTCAACGACGTTGAGGTTGAACCTGGTGAGATTGATCAGAAATGGCTCAGCCTGTGGATTCACACCGGCCGGGAAGTCTTTGCTGAAATCGAAACGAACAGCATTGATGCTGCGTTGGCAACCGCTCCCAATATCTCTGCGTCACGTTCCGAGAGCATTGAGGATAAGAAAGCATTCCTCAAAGCTGAAGTCGCTGCATCACGAGTTCCCCTCAACCGAGAACTTCTTGTTGATGCAGTCTGGCGAGCAACGTGGCCTCACGACCGTTTGGTCTTTGGT includes these proteins:
- a CDS encoding o-succinylbenzoate synthase gives rise to the protein MEPTLNELRNSAHVLSLPLAVKFRGIWSREIMLFKGPQGWTEFSPFVEYNDDEAVHWLKAAIEFGWSVAAPLVRDSVMVNATIPAVDAEHVPAVLAHFDGCRTAKVKVCESGQTLGEDIARVKAVRAGMGPEGRIRLDANGGWNVDEAEHAFHALAEFDLEYVEQPCSTLEELAELRERTHYMDIPIAADESIRKAEDPLAVAQAIAADILVLKAQPLGGISSILEIAKQVSLPVVLSSALESSVGISMGLHAAAALPQLEYDCGLGTASLLAADVTKKPLLAQAGSISVQRVDVDEEMLSSLAAPPDTTAWWLERLERCYALL
- a CDS encoding AMP-binding protein; amino-acid sequence: MTEIVLCDATAPEQVQEHLARALAGSGPAVLVRDPRASRLVAANEETITQAPDGTALLIQTSGTSGQPKTVALSAAALQASAHAAHERLGGPGQWLLALPLTYIAGVSVLVRSQYSGTDPVFMPAGPFDARAFLDAIEQMTGQRRYTALVPVQLSRILDEIDEHPERVETARSLSAILIGGQALESDLRERAEQAGLNIVTTYGSSETAGGCVYDGVPLPGVTIEIDSDTGEILIAAPQLATEYVGNPERTAHVFLNRNGTRWYRTGDAGSFVDGTLTVLGRLDRVITSGGLKIDLDAVEAVVTGIQGCYSAVVVHIPDSEWGLRPAVVIPGDPDAGEISATVYDAIVAKLGRVAAPKVVCFIPEVPRLSSGKPDMVALSEYASAQK
- a CDS encoding 1,4-dihydroxy-2-naphthoate polyprenyltransferase, whose product is MSTSKKKYQSHKPKPATVGDWISGARIRTLPLAVAPVLIGSGAASILDKFNAPLALLCLVVALALQIGVNYSNDYSDGIRGTDDFRVGPPRLTGSGAVAPKRVLAVALAFFAIAAAAGLAIEIMTQLWWITAIGVLALAAAWFYTGGKRPYGYAGLGEVMVFIFFGLVATMGTTYVQAGLVNDESIFGAVGIGFISCAVLVVNNIRDIPTDTQAGKKTLAVRMGARASAVLFCVLLLLPFGIVTYLGLFYPTVQLTYFALLAALPACLITVTSKSAQEYILALKLSSLTGLLYGLGLAFAFFS
- a CDS encoding PLDc N-terminal domain-containing protein, which encodes MTRLFIIGIAIAIALTVFALVDVIFIDRFRVRGVPKGLWIVVVIVIPVVGPILWFTVGRGPKGKGPRGTIAPDDDPDFLRGLNFPPKDPPGGTS
- a CDS encoding DUF4229 domain-containing protein, whose translation is MKKTQWLWFSLIRLAAFAVPLVITLWLGITPWLAALLSAIIGFCISYIFFANRRNALSTTMYEKRAAKAAAKADKDAEAEDAEVENLLAEEGKGKA
- the menD gene encoding 2-succinyl-5-enolpyruvyl-6-hydroxy-3-cyclohexene-1-carboxylic-acid synthase; amino-acid sequence: MTKAAPASVFAAEFVPSLIELGVQHIVLAPGSRSQAVALVAAELERRGDVKLHVRIDERVAGFVALGIGVETSAPAVVITTSGSAVANLHPAVLEAHHAGVPMIVVTADRPEELREIGSNQTTHQHDIFGPAVRFSMDEPAPVPGATVVRRAHELAEQAWRVATNPYAPGPVHLNLAFREPLSSPIDIRPIGHHTSNALINPEPAITVLLNRGPRTIVIAGADAGPRAEEVAHEGGWPLIAEVTSGARYGRNLVPAYRQLLSMPELTSQIERIIVFGHPTLSREVPAIIADSTTGIETIVVRGQAPEGYNPGLNVAAFVNDVEVEPGEIDQKWLSLWIHTGREVFAEIETNSIDAALATAPNISASRSESIEDKKAFLKAEVAASRVPLNRELLVDAVWRATWPHDRLVFGASRLIRVADKFVGGKKITVHANRGLAGIDGNIGTGIGIALAAEGALTRIVVGDLAALHDASSLLFGQHETRPRVQVIIGNDGGGTIFDALEVGQTAPAESMDRVFLTPQEVDFHALAAAYGWSFTKVTTVSEFERALTAAGEGPEIIEVALAR
- a CDS encoding 1,4-dihydroxy-2-naphthoyl-CoA synthase, with product MASEVSEIFDPTEWVVAPGSEGFTDITYHLDVMGQVARIAFNRPEVRNAFRPQTVDELYRALDDARQNSKVGVVLITGNGPSPKDGGWAFSSGGDQRIRGKAGYEYADGSTGTGRLHILEVQRLIRTMPKVVIAVVPGWAAGGGHSLHVVCDLTIASREHAHFKQTDADVGSFDAGYGSAYFARQVGQKFAREVFFLAEEYNAQRAYEMGAVNKVVDHADLETEALAWARTIMTKSPTAIRMLKFAFNAVDDGIMGQQVFAGEATRLAYGTDEAVEGRDSFLDKRDPDWSAFPWHY